A stretch of DNA from Actinomycetota bacterium:
GCGAGGCACGGTGAGCTTGGGGCGTCCCAATTGGCAAGGCCCAACTCCGCCGCGAGCCGGCGTATCTCGGCTTTGGTGAAGCCGACTTCTTTCAGCGGGCTTCGCACCCCCAGCTCCGCCGCGGCCCGCATACCGGGGCGCCAGTCATTGGCGTCATCCGCGTTGGCGCCGTCTACAACCAAGGCCAGCTTGCGCTCGGATTGAATCTCTAAGAACTCGGAAAACCGCGCTTTCTTGCAATGATAGCAGCGCTCGGGAGGGTTTGCGATGAAATCAGGATTAGACATCTCGCCGGCTTCGACGAAAAGGTGGTCGACTCCGATGGCGGCGGCTATGCTCGCCGCCCGCCCCCGCTCACCGGGCGGGAGCGTCGCGGAGACCCCGGTCACCGCCAGGACGTCGCCACCGAGAAGCCCATGCGCCACCCTCAAAAGGAGCGTGCTGTCGACACCCCCGGAAAACGCTACGAGAAGGCTGTCCATCTCGCGCAGCATATCTTCGAGATGCGCGTGTTTTTGGGTAAGCGTCTTCATGTCCTATCTTTCGTCTTCGCCGATTTGGTTTATGAGCGCGGCCATATACCCCGCGCCGAAGCCGTTGTCGATATTGACGACCGCGACACCGGTGGCGCATGAGTTGAGCATCGTCAGCAGCGGGGCGAGTCCGCCAAAGTGCGCCCCGTAACCGATGCTGGTGGGAACCGCTACGACCGGACAAGATACGAGGCCTCCGACGACGCTCGGCAACGCGCCGTCCATACCGGCGACGACCACAATAACCTTGGCGGAGACAATTGTCTGGTAAAAGGCCAAGAGGCGGTGGAGACCCGCGACACCCACATCGAAGACGCGTTCGACGCGCGCGCCGAGCATCTCAGCGGTTATCGCGGCTTCTTCGGCAATGGGAAGATCCGCCGTACCGGCGCTCAGGATCGCCACGAAGCCGACGGGCGCCTCTTGGGGGCGGCGGTCGACCGCGATAACCCGGGCCGCCTCGTGATAGACGGCGTCGGAGCAGATGCCTCTGACGGCATCGTATGCGCCGCGCCCGGCTCGGGTCGCCAAAAGCGCGCTTCCCCGCTCAAGGATAGTAGCGGCGATAGCCTCTACCTGTTCCGCGGTCTTTCCTTCGCAGTATATGACCTCCGGGAATCCCTTTCGCAGCGCGCGGTGGTTATCGACCTTAGCGAACCCCAGCTCCGTGAAGGGCAAATCCCTTAGTTTGGCGTAAGCCTCATCGACATCGATTTGGCCGCTCTTCATATCGTTCAACAACCGCTTTATATTATTGTCATGCATCGACATACCTCACAATACGCAACCGGATAGAAACGGGAACGGCCTCTTGGGAACAACGGACGCGGCAAAAACAAACGGGTGTGAGCGCGCCCAACATTTCGAGGGTTTAGTCCTCATAAGAATCCTCGAGATATAATTTTACGGTGAAGTAGCCGAAAATACCAGGTATTCTACTTAGCCGACTTTCTTCTGAGTATACTCAGGGCGATATCGTCGGTGAGGCGGCCGCGCGCGAAGAACGTGACCTCCTCTATCACGCGTCCGACCAACTCTTCGGCGGAGAGGTACGCGTGAACCTCTACTGCGCGCATCAGGCGCTCTACGCCGTAGAACTCCGAGCCGTGCCGCGCCTCGATTACCCCGTCGGTGTAGAAGACGAGGAAGTCGTCCTCGCTCAACCTCTCGACCGTCTCGGTATAGGCCAAGTCCGGTAAAATGCCGAACGCCGCGTTGAAATTTTCTATCTGGCGCGCCCGACGGAGCGTTCCCGAATAATGTATGGGATGAGGATGTCCGGCGTTGGAGATTAACAAGCGACCGCTGTTCCAATCGTAAACCGCGTAAACAAGGGTGATAAAAGTGCCGGTCTCGATGTCTCGCGATATGACCCGGTTAGCCATCTCGACGACGCCTGAGGCATATTTGGCTTGGTAGGCGAACGAGCGCATCGTATATTTTGCGAGCGCGGTAGTAGAGGCGGCTTCGATACCTTTGCCGCTGACATCACCGATGACCAGTCCGATAAGACTGTCCGAGATGTCGATGAAATCGTAGAAATCTCCGCCGATTTTAGCGGCCTCGCTCGCCGACGCATAGTAGACCGCCAGTTCGGTGTTGGGTATTTGCGGCAAGCGCCCCGGCAAGAAACTGCGCTGCAGGACATCGGCTACGTATCTCTCGCGCTCATAGGCGTCCTTTATCTTCTCGTAGAGACGCGCGTTCGATATGGCCAGCGCCGCCTCTCTCGCTATCGCTTCAGCCAGCCTGATTTGCGATGGCGTAAAAGCCGGAGAGGCGCCCGGGTTATCGAGAAACAGGCCGCCGATTATTTCATCACGCTGAGCTATGGGCACACCGAGGAGCGACTTCATATCCAAGTCCGCGACGAAGTCCCGGAGTGGGCTCTCGGTTTGGAGGTCATCGATGACGACCGTTCGTATCTCCGCATACATCGAGGCGAGCATATCGCCCATCTCCGTTAGCGAGACGCGCGTCCCCACCGCGAAATTTGGCCGACCGATACTCGCGACAAATTCGATGCCCCGGCGTTCGGGGTCGTAAAACTGGATACTGCCGCGCTTCAACCCTGTCAACTCGGTAGCGACTAGGCCGAGCCGCTGGAGGACATCATTGATATTGAGCGCGGAGGTGAGCGTATCGCTGGCTTCGATAAGCAGGCCCGCCTCCTTGGCCGATTGGCGGCTTTTTTCAAATAGACGAGCGTTTTCGATAGCGATTGCCGCCTGCAATGCGATGGATTCGGCAAACGCTATCTGGTCCTCGTCGAATTCATGCTCCCCGTCGGTATGGCTTAATACGATAACCCCGCTCACCTTGTCTTTAACGGCCAGCGGCAGCACCAGTACCGAGCGCAGCCCAAACATCTGAACATAATTATAGGGAACCCGCGGGTCGATATTGGCGTCCTTGATCAACACATATTCTTTGGTCTTTATCGCCTCGGCGGCGAAGCGAAACTTGCTCGCGTCCTCGACGATGTCATGGATGCGCTCACCGACCGGACCATAGCCCATCTGCCCGTAGAACCTACCCTCATCAGGCTGGTAAAAGAAGATGCCTCCGGCCTCGATGCCGATAGCATTGCTTGTCTCATTGATGACCCGTTGGAGGACTTCGGAGAGTTCGAGGGTGGAGCTGATGATTCGGCTTATCTCGTTCGCGGCCTCGCTGCGCCTCGCCCGCTCCTCGGTCTCCGCGAAGAGCCGCGAGTTCTCGATGGCTATCGCCGCTTGACGTCCGACCGCTTCGACCATCGTCAAGTCGTTGCCGCTAAATTTGCGCGCCTCGCTAAGGTTGCCGACCAAGAGCGAACCTATCAGCCGTTCGTCTACGAGCAGCGGTACGACAATCAAAGACTTTACCCCGCAACCCGCAAACTCAACGGAAGATGCCGCGTGCGGCGGGCATTCGTTTACCAGAGACGGCCGTTTCGTTTTGATGACATCCCCGGTCACCCCGACCCCGGAGTGTATGGCCGCCTGGGACAAGGTGCCCGGAAAACGATATGCGTGGCCGTATGTAAGGGTATCCGATTTTTCATCGTAAAACCCGACGGCACCGGCGTCGGCGTTGGACAACTGCACGGCGCGCCTGACGATAAGCGGGAGAAACTTGTCGACTTCAAGACCGGACGTTATCTCAAGCGCGGTCCTGGCGAGTATCTGTAGGTTGCGATTTTGGTCACGCAGGCGCGCCTCGGAATCCTTTACCCGCTCGAAGAGGCGCGCGTTCTCAACGGCCGCCGCGGCTTGGCGCCCCATACCGACCAAGAGGCCCAATCCTTCGCTGAGCAACCCCGACTCCGGCTCGACGGCGAAGACGCCGAGCACTCCAAGGACCGTCTCCTTCGATTCCAATATGACCAGGGCCGCTGATTTCACGCCGGCCTCCACGAACTCCTCCACCGCCAACTCATGGTTTGGATAGTCCTCTATGATGACCGGCTCTCTAGTCTCGATGACGCGGGTGAAAAGCCCGTCACCCCTTCTTATTATGGCTTTCTCGAGATTTCGCGGCATATTGTAGAGGTAAGGATAGCTTACCGTGCCGTCATGCTCATCGTAGAAACCTATCGCACCCGCGTTTCCGCCCATGCTTTCGACCGCATTTTCCACTACGCGCGTTAGAATCTCCCGAAAGTCCAGGCGTGAAGTAATCTCAAGGGCGACCTTGTTGAGTAGTTCGAGGTTGTCTTTTCCTTCGCGCAGCTCTTTCTCGATTCGCAGTCGCTCGGTGATGTCGCGGGCGATACTCAATATAAAAGCGCGGCGGTTTACTTTGATGACTTTCGCGTTGATCTCGACGGGAATCAACGTCCCGTCCTTTTTCTTAAAGTGAGTTTCGCTGAAATCGCGAACGTGGCCCTTTGCGATGAGTATATCGAGTATTTTCCGCACCTGCGGGCGCTCGGAGTGCGGGCGCAGCCCAAACGCGTCCATTTGCAGGAGTTCGTCTCTCGAATAACCGGTAAGCTCGCTCGCGTAGCCGTTCGAGTCGACGATGGTCCCATCGAGCCCGAAGACGATTATGGCATCGAAAGCCTCCGCGAAGAGTTTCTTGAACCGCTTAAGCTCCCTCTCGAGTTCCCTAAAAGTCTCGCTATCCTTGCTCATCATCCCCAACTTCTCACAGTACGGCGCGGACACCGCTCTTATCGTCGTCTAAATTCTATCGCTACTTAGTAGTTTCCATAAGAATGACCAGATAAAACTTGCCCGGTAACAGCTTGCATCAAGGATTTTGCGGGGCGTCTTTGGGGATTTATCGTTGATTATTGTGGGTAGATTTTTGTTGGGCTTATCGCCTACGGAAGCACAAAGCCGGCTAACCGCCGGTTGTTCAAAGTATGGTGCCCGAGGCCGGAGTCGAACCGGCACAACCTAAAGGTCGGCGGATTTTAAGTCCGCTGCGTCTGCCTATTCCGCCACTCGGGCATCTCTTCGATTATATAAATCTTACTCATAAAATCCTAGTTAAATATGGATTGTTTTTCGTTGCGCTAAAACATATCCAAAACATATCAATCCGGTTCTTCTCGGACCGACAAAGGGCTTACGAAGTCGACCCGTCGCCAAGCGCGCGAATCAGGCCATCCAGGATGTCGTGCTCGCTAACGACCATCTCGGCAAAATCAAGTCTCTCAAGCGTCTCGTCGAGGATGAGGGCTCCGGCGATTATGACGTCGGCGCGCTTGGGGTCCATGCCGGTCAGCGCTTTGCGGGCGTCGAGGTCGAGCGACGCTAGCTGTGCGACCAATGCTTGCAGCTGACCGCGCGTGATTCTCGAGCCGTGGATTCGCGCCGAGTCGTAGGGCTCAACGCTATATAGAACAGCGGCTAACTGGGTGGCGGTTCCGGCTACGGCCACCAGAGCGTTTGGCTTTGCCGCGACTATGCGCTCGAAGAGATCGCGCGTCCGTTCCCCTATCATCGCGCGCGCCGCCGCGAACTCGGTATCGGTCGGTGGGTCGGATTTGAAAAAGAGTTCCGTAAGGCGGACCGCGCCGATATCGATGCTGACCGCATCGAGAACACCGCCGCCGGCCCCCCGGATATACTCGGTGCTCCCGCCGCCTACATCGACGACGAGGGTCATGCCGCCGGGCGCGACGGCCGACTCCGACGCGGCGCCCGCGAAGGTGAGCCTCCCCTCTTCTTCTCCTGAGATGACCTCGATTTGGAGCCCGAGCCGGCGCTCGACCATGGCGATAAAATCGTCCGCGTTGCGGGCGTCGCGCATCGCGCTCGTCGACACCGCGCGCACCTTGCGCACGCCGTGTTTGAGCATTAAATCCCGGTAGCCCTCGAGTATGGCAACCGTGCGCTCCATCGCCCGCGGGTTTATCTCCCGGCTCTGCTCGACCCCTTCGCCGAGTCGCGCTATCTCGACTTCGCGCACGACATCGAGCCATTTGCCGTCGGCGCCCTCCTCGGCGATTAGAAGCCGCACCGTATTGGTACCGATATCGATGACCGCCGCTTTCATTTGCCGTCACAGCGCGCGTCGCACGCCCCGGCTCCGAGATTCTCCGCCACCAGCTTGCCGACGGGATTAGACCCGGACACGAGATAGTGCGCGAAGTGCGCGTGAAGGCACTTGATGGCGTCGAGGTCTCGCACGCCGCCGATGCCCTTGTCGTATACGGGATGGGCCGTATCGCGTACGCCGCACTTGCGGGCCTCTCCGTACTCCCGTTGGGCCTGGTTGAGATGGGCCCGTAACTCCGTATCGCGGGAGAGCCTGTCGATAAACCCGGCCGCCCAGCCGCTAGCTTCAAGTCGCGCTACGGCCTTGACTTTCATCGGACAAGTAAGCCAATAAAGGGTTGGAAAGGGCGTTCCATCGCTCAAAAACGGTTCCGTTTCGACAACTTCGGGACAACCGAAATCACAGCGAGCAGCCACGCGCCTTAGTCGGCGAGGCTTGCGCTTGATTTGCGTCTCGATGATTACTCTATCATCCTCGGCTATCTTCTCTTTCACATCCTCCATTAAACAACAAAAAAACATCCGTGAGGATACTTTTCTCTATGTCTAAGCGGGTATTATCGTCGAAATCCCCGCTTGTTGGATATTTAGTTTTCCTAAAAAACACCCGTAAGCCAATCGGTTAAACGCTTCCAAAGCGAAGAGAACCCTTCGTTTTGCCCGTTCTTTGCGGCGTCATCCGGATTCGGCTTGAGCGACTCTTTCGGCTTTTCGGGAACGACTATGATAATCTCCTCGTCGGCTCTTGATAGCCCGAGCGACCTGGCTTGCTGCTCGACATAATCGTCCGAGTCCAACTCTTTGAGTTCTCCCTTGAGCCGGATATTTTCGGCCTTGATCCGCGCTAACTGGGTATCGAGACGCGCCAGCTCACGGCTGTGCTCCATGCGGTATGTTACCGGATAGACGGCCCAAGCTATGAGC
This window harbors:
- the larE gene encoding ATP-dependent sacrificial sulfur transferase LarE → MKTLTQKHAHLEDMLREMDSLLVAFSGGVDSTLLLRVAHGLLGGDVLAVTGVSATLPPGERGRAASIAAAIGVDHLFVEAGEMSNPDFIANPPERCYHCKKARFSEFLEIQSERKLALVVDGANADDANDWRPGMRAAAELGVRSPLKEVGFTKAEIRRLAAELGLANWDAPSSPCLATRIPYGQPITEEKLRQIGEAEQFLASLDLGELRVRHHGELARIELGRVKMADALACATEIHERFAQIGFRFVALDLRAFKSGNMNIGLEEDSPNR
- the larB gene encoding nickel pincer cofactor biosynthesis protein LarB, with translation MHDNNIKRLLNDMKSGQIDVDEAYAKLRDLPFTELGFAKVDNHRALRKGFPEVIYCEGKTAEQVEAIAATILERGSALLATRAGRGAYDAVRGICSDAVYHEAARVIAVDRRPQEAPVGFVAILSAGTADLPIAEEAAITAEMLGARVERVFDVGVAGLHRLLAFYQTIVSAKVIVVVAGMDGALPSVVGGLVSCPVVAVPTSIGYGAHFGGLAPLLTMLNSCATGVAVVNIDNGFGAGYMAALINQIGEDER
- a CDS encoding GAF domain-containing protein, which encodes MMSKDSETFRELERELKRFKKLFAEAFDAIIVFGLDGTIVDSNGYASELTGYSRDELLQMDAFGLRPHSERPQVRKILDILIAKGHVRDFSETHFKKKDGTLIPVEINAKVIKVNRRAFILSIARDITERLRIEKELREGKDNLELLNKVALEITSRLDFREILTRVVENAVESMGGNAGAIGFYDEHDGTVSYPYLYNMPRNLEKAIIRRGDGLFTRVIETREPVIIEDYPNHELAVEEFVEAGVKSAALVILESKETVLGVLGVFAVEPESGLLSEGLGLLVGMGRQAAAAVENARLFERVKDSEARLRDQNRNLQILARTALEITSGLEVDKFLPLIVRRAVQLSNADAGAVGFYDEKSDTLTYGHAYRFPGTLSQAAIHSGVGVTGDVIKTKRPSLVNECPPHAASSVEFAGCGVKSLIVVPLLVDERLIGSLLVGNLSEARKFSGNDLTMVEAVGRQAAIAIENSRLFAETEERARRSEAANEISRIISSTLELSEVLQRVINETSNAIGIEAGGIFFYQPDEGRFYGQMGYGPVGERIHDIVEDASKFRFAAEAIKTKEYVLIKDANIDPRVPYNYVQMFGLRSVLVLPLAVKDKVSGVIVLSHTDGEHEFDEDQIAFAESIALQAAIAIENARLFEKSRQSAKEAGLLIEASDTLTSALNINDVLQRLGLVATELTGLKRGSIQFYDPERRGIEFVASIGRPNFAVGTRVSLTEMGDMLASMYAEIRTVVIDDLQTESPLRDFVADLDMKSLLGVPIAQRDEIIGGLFLDNPGASPAFTPSQIRLAEAIAREAALAISNARLYEKIKDAYERERYVADVLQRSFLPGRLPQIPNTELAVYYASASEAAKIGGDFYDFIDISDSLIGLVIGDVSGKGIEAASTTALAKYTMRSFAYQAKYASGVVEMANRVISRDIETGTFITLVYAVYDWNSGRLLISNAGHPHPIHYSGTLRRARQIENFNAAFGILPDLAYTETVERLSEDDFLVFYTDGVIEARHGSEFYGVERLMRAVEVHAYLSAEELVGRVIEEVTFFARGRLTDDIALSILRRKSAK
- a CDS encoding Ppx/GppA family phosphatase, whose translation is MKAAVIDIGTNTVRLLIAEEGADGKWLDVVREVEIARLGEGVEQSREINPRAMERTVAILEGYRDLMLKHGVRKVRAVSTSAMRDARNADDFIAMVERRLGLQIEVISGEEEGRLTFAGAASESAVAPGGMTLVVDVGGGSTEYIRGAGGGVLDAVSIDIGAVRLTELFFKSDPPTDTEFAAARAMIGERTRDLFERIVAAKPNALVAVAGTATQLAAVLYSVEPYDSARIHGSRITRGQLQALVAQLASLDLDARKALTGMDPKRADVIIAGALILDETLERLDFAEMVVSEHDILDGLIRALGDGSTS
- a CDS encoding DUF501 domain-containing protein, with the translated sequence MKEKIAEDDRVIIETQIKRKPRRLRRVAARCDFGCPEVVETEPFLSDGTPFPTLYWLTCPMKVKAVARLEASGWAAGFIDRLSRDTELRAHLNQAQREYGEARKCGVRDTAHPVYDKGIGGVRDLDAIKCLHAHFAHYLVSGSNPVGKLVAENLGAGACDARCDGK
- a CDS encoding septum formation initiator family protein; this encodes MRTEQRGKNKQRTTMKSLKPAQLKTASGAKVTPAKARRKPGKVTAIRPKRRARPNVGRIILLGISIALIAWAVYPVTYRMEHSRELARLDTQLARIKAENIRLKGELKELDSDDYVEQQARSLGLSRADEEIIIVVPEKPKESLKPNPDDAAKNGQNEGFSSLWKRLTDWLTGVF